In Flavobacterium sp. GSB-24, the genomic window TTCAAAAAATATAGAATCAGAACCAATCAGAATCGATGAAACCACCGATAAACGTTTTACTTTTATTGCAGATCCTGATTTATTGCCGATCGAGTTTTATGAGAGATAGATAATGAGAGGGTGCAAAGGCTCAAAGTTGCAAAGCTTCAGAGGTTTTTCTTTTAACGAATACACCTTCAATTTGTCATTTCGATCCCGAGGCTTCGAAATGACATAAATGCGAGAACTTTGCAAATAAAGCAAACAAAAACTTTGCGCCTTGTCGACTTTGTGGCAACATGTTTAACCGAACGAATTTTCTTGTTTATATCGGTTTTAACACACTAAATTGATTATTTCTTATAAAAACCCAATTTTGATGCTTAATTTTGTGATCCGCATAAAAAAAATGCGATTTCAAATTTACTTCTGATGAACAAAACGGCGCAAATCAAAAAAAATCATCAATTTATAAAATTCCGAAAATTAGTTATTGTTTCTATTTTAATTGGCTTCCTTTCTGCCTTTCTTGGAATTTCTCTAAAAAAAATAACCGAATATTACGAAGAAATCTTCTTTCACCAAGTATCGGTTCATCCACTGTTTTACATTTTATTTCCAGTTTTCGGATTATCTGTAATTTATTTCCTGAGACAATATCTTTTTAAGAAAAAAGAAAACAAAGGAATCAAAGAGGTTTTTGAAAGCACAAAAACCGAAAAAAATCTTCCTTCATATAAAATTCCATCTCATTTTATAAACGGATTATTAACTGTAATTTTTGGAGGTTCAACAGGAATCGAAGTTTCTACAGTTGTAGCAACAGCAACAATTGGTTCTGTTGCACACGAAAAAGAAAATGTTTTCCGCCAATACAAAACGGAGTTAATCTGCGCAGGAGTCGCGGCGGGAGTTACAGCACTTTTCAGCAGTCCGATTGCGGGAATATTGTTTGCCTTTGAAGTTATTTCCAGAAAAGTAACAAGTGCTTTTATAATTTCAAATGTAATTGCTGTTTCGATTGCTTTCGGTTTACTCAGTATTTTAAAAGAAGAACCTCTATTTGCTGTATCTATTACAACTTGGCATTTAAAAGCGATTCCGTATTTTATTCTTTTAGGAATTTTAGCTGGAATGAATTCGGTTTATTTGACCAAATGCGTTTTATTCTTCAAATCTCAATTCGGAAAAATAAATACTCATTATTATAAAATTATTATCGGATCTGCTGTTTTGAGTATCTCACTTTTTATTTTCCCTCAATTATACGGAGAAGGATATCATGCTATAAAAGGGATTTTTAGCACCAGCCAGCTTCCGCTAACCATAACTTTAGCGCTGACATTTATAGGAATCTTGATTTTAAAACCAATTGTAACTTCTGTGACTCTTGCCTCTGGAGGTGACGGCGGTGTATTTGCCCCAAGTTTATTTATTGGTGCATTTTTAGGATTGTTATTAGCATCAATATTAAACAGTCTTTTTCATGTAAATGTAATTCCAGTAAATTTCATGATCATCGGAATGGCAGCTGTTTTAAGCGCCAGTATTCATGCTCCGTTTACAGCAATATTTTTAGTCTGCGGATTAACAAACGATTATACTCTCTTTTTACCAATTCTTGTAGTCTGCTTAATTTCAAAATACACTGCGAAAACAATATATCCATACACTGTATATAGTTACGCGCCAAGCTTGACTAAATAAATAATTTAGCCACAGATTTCACAGATTAAAACGATTAAAAAATCTTTATGTATCGTTGAAATCTATTGCAAAAAATATCAAAGTTTTACAATAAATACCACATAAATGCCCACTCAAAAAATTAGAAGAAGCTACAGAAAAACACGTTACATTCTTTATAAAGAAACTTTAATTGATTATAAAGAACATTTTTGGTCCTTTTTAGGTTCATTTGTTGGTATCGGAATTCTAGCTTATCTTGAATCTTCTCATTTTTCGGGGAGTGATGTTGTGTATTTAATTGGTTCTTTTGGTGCCTCGAGTGTTTTGATTTACGGAATTATTCAAAGTCCATTTTCGCAGCCGAGAAATTTAGTTGGCGGTCATGTTATTTCGGCTTTTATAGGTGTCACTATAAATAAGCTTGTACCCGATATTGTTTGGATCTCTGCTCCTCTGGCAGTTTCACTCTCTATTATTTTCATGCAGATTACAAAAACCCTTCATCCGCCGGGAGGTGCTACTGCTTTGATTGCAGTTACAGGTTCAACACAAATAAAAGCTTTAGGATATATGTATGTGATTTCTCCAGTTTTAGTTGGTGTGCTTATTTTACTTTTAACGGCTTTAGTTTTTAATAATCTGACTTCTAGCAGAAGTTACCCTAGTCATAGTACTTATCATAAACATTATCATAAAATTAGAAAAAGATTGACTGGAAGGTAATTCTCATTCCTATTCCTGCAAGGTTTTCAAAACCTTGTAGGTATAGCTTTAATACGATTACAAACCTATAAGGTTTTGAAAACCTTGCAGGAGCGCCAACTAAATAAACTACCGTAAATCAAAACATTAAAATCTTTTCAACAAATCTCAATTCACAATTCGTATTTCGTTTTTTATATTTTACCTTTGACCTCTCAATAAAAACAAATGTTATGGTTTATAAATTTAGAGTAATTCTAGACGCCGAAGAAGATATTTTTAGAGACATTGCAATTCTTGAAGATGATACTCTTGAGGATTTACATAATGCAATTTTCAACGCTTTTGGCTTTGACGGATCAGAAGTCGCTTCATTTTATACTTGTGATGAAACTTGGAATCAAGAAGATGAAATTCCGCTTTTTGATACTGGAGATGTTCCTGGCGAAATAAGAACCATGAATGATTATCCTTTGTCTAGTATCTTAGATCGTGAAAACACTAAAATTATCTACGTTTATGATTTCATCAGTATGTGGACTTTCTTAGTTGAATTAGCAGCTATCGAAGAGGAAGCCGTTGGAGCTGTTTATCCTGAAACTTTGTTCTCTCATGGTGAAATGCCAGACGAGGCTGTCGAAAAAAACTTTGAAGCTGATATGCACGACGATATCTACGGAGAATTTGAAGACGACCTAGACGAAGACGATCTTAATATGTTCGAAGGCGACGATAGCTTCGAAGATTACGGATTTGAGGAGAATTGGAATTAATTTTTGAGGTTCTAAGGTTCTGAGAGGCTAAGGTTCTAAGTTTTTATTTTGAAAGTTTTTTCTTATTTTTAATTCTTCAAATTAAAAACATTTAATATGAGTAATTTTAGAAGTCTGCTTATATGGCAGAAATCAATGGCCTTGACAACCAAAATTTATTTTTCAACAAACAATTTTCCAAAAGAAGAAATTTTCGGATTAACTTCACAAATTAGACGCTGTTCAATTTCTATCCCAAGCAATATTGCAGAAGGATTTGGAAGAGAAAGCGATAAAGATCTTTTACGTTTTTTAAACATTTCAGTCGGATCATTATTCGAAATGCAGACGCAGTTAGAAATTGCAAAAAATATATCTTATCTAAAAGAACAAGATTTTAACAACTTATATGAGGACAGCCGCGAAGTAGAAAGAATGTTAGTTTCTTTTATTAAAAAAATAAAAGACAGAAACTAAACCTTAGTAACTTAGCATCTTAGAACCTCAGCAACTCAAAAAAAATGATCAACCTATTCAACACCCACATCGAGACGCTTTCTATACACCGTGTAGGAAACAAAAGCCGTAACGAAGCGATTTTTTTATCAGAGCAGCCATTTAATTTAAATGATGAAATTGTGCCTCTTATAAAAGAATTCTTTTTTAAGCCTTTTAGAGAAAAAGAAGAAAACTATTATCAGTTTGCACACGAAGTGGACTTGGACTACAACGACATGTTTAAATATGCAACTGAGATTTTTGCTAATCCGGCAAATGTGCATGAGGTTTCTAAAAACATTACGAAGCATTTATACGAGCAGTCAAATCATCCGCATATTAAAAACGGAGAGGTTTATGTGAC contains:
- a CDS encoding chloride channel protein translates to MNKTAQIKKNHQFIKFRKLVIVSILIGFLSAFLGISLKKITEYYEEIFFHQVSVHPLFYILFPVFGLSVIYFLRQYLFKKKENKGIKEVFESTKTEKNLPSYKIPSHFINGLLTVIFGGSTGIEVSTVVATATIGSVAHEKENVFRQYKTELICAGVAAGVTALFSSPIAGILFAFEVISRKVTSAFIISNVIAVSIAFGLLSILKEEPLFAVSITTWHLKAIPYFILLGILAGMNSVYLTKCVLFFKSQFGKINTHYYKIIIGSAVLSISLFIFPQLYGEGYHAIKGIFSTSQLPLTITLALTFIGILILKPIVTSVTLASGGDGGVFAPSLFIGAFLGLLLASILNSLFHVNVIPVNFMIIGMAAVLSASIHAPFTAIFLVCGLTNDYTLFLPILVVCLISKYTAKTIYPYTVYSYAPSLTK
- a CDS encoding HPP family protein, which gives rise to MPTQKIRRSYRKTRYILYKETLIDYKEHFWSFLGSFVGIGILAYLESSHFSGSDVVYLIGSFGASSVLIYGIIQSPFSQPRNLVGGHVISAFIGVTINKLVPDIVWISAPLAVSLSIIFMQITKTLHPPGGATALIAVTGSTQIKALGYMYVISPVLVGVLILLLTALVFNNLTSSRSYPSHSTYHKHYHKIRKRLTGR
- a CDS encoding four helix bundle protein, producing the protein MSNFRSLLIWQKSMALTTKIYFSTNNFPKEEIFGLTSQIRRCSISIPSNIAEGFGRESDKDLLRFLNISVGSLFEMQTQLEIAKNISYLKEQDFNNLYEDSREVERMLVSFIKKIKDRN